A region of Leptospira selangorensis DNA encodes the following proteins:
- a CDS encoding YcxB family protein, which yields MKKIKLTFTPTVDEIIDASYRLFLKTDFYKAKIKGRPTRVKIWIVLFLVLIFLIYASSDKAIGFILLTLIAMASSYEYFYPRVVKRNMAKFIRMETGPEMSPEEIVISANGITSKVKDISINYSWNDLTEVKINDSDIEIYFYKKGLIVLRKRYLNHPSEFEAIIEICNSASSELKTDLSSN from the coding sequence TTGAAAAAGATAAAATTAACATTTACCCCAACAGTCGATGAAATTATCGATGCTAGCTATCGGTTATTTTTAAAAACAGATTTTTATAAGGCAAAAATTAAAGGAAGGCCAACTCGCGTAAAAATCTGGATAGTATTATTCTTGGTATTGATATTTTTGATATATGCTTCATCTGATAAAGCAATTGGCTTTATTCTACTTACTCTTATCGCCATGGCCTCTTCATACGAATATTTCTACCCTCGAGTAGTTAAAAGAAATATGGCCAAATTTATTAGAATGGAAACAGGGCCAGAAATGAGCCCTGAAGAAATTGTAATTAGCGCAAATGGGATTACATCAAAGGTTAAAGATATTAGCATTAATTATTCTTGGAATGATTTAACTGAGGTTAAGATTAATGACTCTGACATTGAAATCTATTTTTATAAAAAGGGATTAATAGTGTTGAGGAAAAGATACCTAAATCACCCTTCAGAATTTGAAGCTATTATTGAAATTTGCAATTCAGCCTCTTCCGAGTTGAAGACAGATCTTTCGTCAAATTGA